From Micromonospora rhizosphaerae, the proteins below share one genomic window:
- a CDS encoding glycosyl hydrolase, with translation MARRFMSWTAGGVAALLLAATVPLAAAASPSGGQPAWDGKTGRLDPATFRSPPTTARPHAFWFWNGKLTEDELSRQLDEMKAKGVEEFFIHPRQGLGGDFGVTENSYYLSKDYFDKVGFALAEAERRGMKAWLYDDLNWPSGFAGGRTVKGGDVDGKAVSANPDYLPWYLTPVAKDVTGPADYDQPVPVPVPAGWSVSDGVLTVNGGEIGLAKEGADWSGYRMEFDLTVDALAGGWTLHSRDAANLVMVNLTTTSPFNPEAASTFGVHVRVNGAYQLIGARIPAGTTIRDDERHHVATDIRGDTVTLFLDGREVGSRSDPRIAALAKGRVGLRSGQDERAHFDNLKVTALDGGAILLADDFSAGLARWDVTQSPASSLVAAVALRKRGDGSCVTGGQARGSALDGDTAVELTGKVGADGRLRWDVPEGRWCLLHLVQRPLVNYHPDLEPDQPYVDMLNPKATQKFIDITHETYARRFGGHFGSTIQGIFNDEPGFYNNFPDNRGGIDSLGSIPWTPGFRDYLTGKAGYDLTARLAAIWYDSGAATTKTRIDYYDALSDRYNEAHTKPLADWAAAHHIALISNPLVEEDLGSHRLIEGGSWFEMSKHYQLPGMDLISGLDTNVITPKLNSSVAHLFDRKRNLAETFGAFGWDLSMEEMKRTVAWEVAGGVDLIDNHAFYYSIDGQRRFESQPSEFFQNTFWPRFGAYASFTGRLVEPARGATPVNPVGLLYPSSSVMAEGTPWTVRGFAGNGPGLSEVDGSWKGTSNALLAAQLDFDYLDELALAGDPDLDVGLTVDQGRLRLHDQTFQALVMPKTTVLSLEALAAAERLVAQGGTLVAVDGLPTREAEGRDAELRQRLAALFGTDPAAPSAARKTSAAGGLAVYLPSRADLAATLTDRIDPGVTLSPASPDIRVRHVKRAADDAVLVTNLSAATVRTDVTVSVPQVPEIWDPETGRTDVAPVFRLGDEQVTVPMQLRPYQATWLVFRPGAHPIGQTPHATASNAAVSQITADGDALRARVAVERTGDVYVTGRYGGKTYGGSVTVDDPLAPIALDGQWQFRFDREGAPTVSRTLGSWTALDPAFSGTGVYRRDVDIPDSFLTDGRRVLLDLGSVRDLAAVSVNGSPPRHVDWQPYTVDVTDLLHAGANTVEVRVTNTQTNAFEGRANPSGLLGPVVLRPQRVLDVALGEGEQVRSLALAAAPASARVLAGGSVQLAAVIDGIAPERLSGTLAVSATDGWTVQPASQRYDAASSGTPVSLRPTVMVTAPTSTADGTYDVRLTAAGDDGRTATATVQVVVAHSLVAWEFAHDGDAEGWTAANQLTPFTVSGGVLATSATGGDPYLIQSQPLSQNLAQGLTVEVTMATSASSQGQIFWTTAAQGGFSEDKSAKFAVTGGPTRTYTVTIPAQGTRLTGLRLDPMTTQGDIRIDAIRILPGGGA, from the coding sequence ATGGCGCGACGGTTCATGAGCTGGACGGCGGGTGGCGTGGCCGCGCTGCTCCTCGCGGCGACCGTCCCATTGGCCGCGGCGGCCAGCCCGAGCGGCGGGCAGCCCGCGTGGGACGGGAAGACCGGGCGGCTGGATCCGGCCACGTTCCGGAGCCCGCCGACCACGGCTCGGCCGCACGCCTTCTGGTTCTGGAACGGCAAGCTCACCGAGGACGAACTGTCCCGGCAGCTCGACGAGATGAAGGCCAAGGGTGTCGAGGAGTTCTTCATCCACCCGCGGCAGGGCCTGGGCGGGGATTTCGGCGTCACCGAGAACAGCTACTACCTGTCGAAGGACTACTTCGACAAGGTGGGCTTCGCCCTCGCCGAAGCCGAACGCCGTGGCATGAAGGCCTGGCTCTACGACGACCTCAACTGGCCGAGCGGCTTCGCCGGGGGCCGTACGGTCAAGGGCGGCGACGTCGACGGGAAGGCGGTGTCCGCCAATCCCGACTACCTGCCGTGGTATCTCACCCCGGTTGCCAAGGACGTCACCGGGCCGGCGGACTACGACCAGCCGGTACCCGTGCCGGTGCCCGCCGGTTGGTCGGTCAGCGACGGGGTCCTCACCGTCAACGGCGGGGAGATCGGCCTGGCGAAGGAAGGGGCCGACTGGTCGGGATACCGGATGGAGTTCGACCTGACCGTCGACGCGCTGGCCGGCGGGTGGACCCTGCACAGCCGGGACGCCGCCAACCTCGTCATGGTCAACCTGACGACCACCTCCCCGTTCAACCCGGAGGCCGCTTCGACGTTCGGCGTGCACGTCCGAGTGAACGGGGCGTACCAGCTCATCGGCGCCCGTATCCCGGCCGGAACGACGATCCGCGACGACGAGCGGCACCACGTCGCGACCGACATCCGCGGCGACACCGTGACGCTGTTCCTCGACGGCCGGGAGGTCGGCAGCCGCAGCGATCCGCGAATCGCCGCGCTCGCCAAGGGTCGCGTCGGCCTGCGGTCCGGCCAGGACGAACGGGCCCACTTCGACAACCTGAAGGTCACCGCGCTCGACGGCGGAGCCATCCTGCTGGCGGACGACTTCTCAGCGGGCCTCGCCCGGTGGGACGTCACCCAGTCGCCGGCGTCGTCGCTCGTCGCCGCCGTCGCCCTGCGCAAGCGCGGTGACGGCAGCTGCGTGACCGGCGGGCAGGCTCGTGGTAGCGCGCTGGACGGCGACACGGCCGTCGAGCTGACCGGCAAGGTCGGCGCCGACGGACGGCTGCGCTGGGACGTGCCGGAGGGCCGCTGGTGCCTGCTGCACCTTGTGCAGCGGCCGCTGGTCAACTACCACCCGGACCTCGAGCCCGACCAGCCGTACGTCGACATGCTCAACCCCAAGGCGACACAGAAGTTCATCGACATCACCCACGAGACGTACGCGCGCCGGTTCGGCGGCCACTTCGGCTCGACGATCCAGGGCATTTTCAACGACGAGCCGGGCTTCTACAACAACTTCCCGGACAACCGGGGAGGCATCGACTCGCTCGGCTCAATCCCGTGGACGCCGGGATTCCGCGACTACCTGACCGGCAAAGCCGGGTACGACCTCACCGCCCGGCTCGCCGCAATCTGGTACGACAGCGGCGCGGCGACCACCAAGACCAGGATCGACTACTACGACGCGCTCTCCGACCGCTACAACGAGGCGCACACCAAGCCGCTGGCCGACTGGGCCGCGGCACACCACATCGCCCTGATCTCCAACCCCCTGGTCGAGGAGGACCTCGGCAGCCACCGGCTCATCGAGGGCGGCAGCTGGTTCGAGATGAGCAAGCACTACCAGCTGCCCGGCATGGACCTGATCAGCGGCCTGGACACCAACGTCATCACGCCGAAGCTGAACTCGTCGGTGGCGCACCTGTTCGACCGTAAGCGCAACCTGGCGGAGACGTTCGGCGCGTTCGGGTGGGACCTGTCGATGGAGGAGATGAAGCGCACGGTCGCCTGGGAGGTGGCCGGCGGCGTCGACCTCATCGACAACCACGCCTTTTACTACTCGATCGACGGGCAGCGGCGCTTCGAGTCGCAGCCGAGCGAGTTCTTCCAGAACACGTTCTGGCCGCGCTTCGGCGCGTACGCCTCTTTCACCGGCCGCCTCGTCGAGCCGGCTCGGGGAGCCACCCCGGTGAACCCGGTCGGGCTGCTCTATCCCAGCTCGTCGGTGATGGCGGAGGGGACGCCGTGGACGGTCCGCGGCTTCGCCGGCAACGGGCCCGGGCTGAGCGAGGTCGACGGCTCGTGGAAGGGCACGTCCAACGCCCTGCTCGCCGCGCAGCTCGATTTCGACTATCTCGACGAACTCGCGCTCGCCGGGGACCCGGACCTCGACGTCGGGCTCACCGTCGACCAGGGCCGGCTGCGGCTGCACGACCAGACCTTCCAGGCCCTGGTCATGCCGAAGACGACTGTGCTGTCGCTGGAGGCGCTAGCCGCCGCCGAGCGGCTGGTCGCCCAGGGCGGCACGCTCGTGGCCGTCGACGGCCTACCGACCCGGGAGGCGGAGGGCCGCGACGCCGAGCTGCGCCAGCGCCTGGCGGCCCTGTTCGGCACCGACCCCGCCGCACCCTCGGCCGCCCGCAAGACCAGCGCCGCCGGCGGACTCGCCGTCTACCTGCCGTCCCGCGCCGACCTCGCCGCGACCCTGACGGATCGGATCGACCCCGGCGTCACCCTCTCGCCGGCCAGTCCGGACATCCGGGTACGGCACGTGAAGCGGGCGGCGGACGACGCGGTGCTCGTCACCAACCTCTCAGCCGCGACGGTACGCACCGACGTGACGGTCAGCGTGCCGCAGGTGCCCGAGATCTGGGACCCGGAGACGGGCCGGACCGACGTCGCCCCCGTGTTCCGGCTCGGCGACGAGCAGGTGACGGTGCCGATGCAGTTGCGGCCGTACCAGGCGACCTGGCTGGTCTTCCGGCCCGGCGCGCATCCGATCGGCCAGACTCCGCACGCCACCGCCAGCAACGCCGCGGTCTCGCAGATCACCGCGGACGGCGACGCGTTGCGGGCGCGGGTCGCGGTGGAGCGCACCGGCGACGTCTACGTCACCGGACGGTACGGCGGGAAGACGTACGGGGGCAGCGTGACGGTGGACGACCCGCTCGCGCCGATCGCGCTCGACGGTCAGTGGCAGTTCCGGTTCGACCGGGAGGGCGCACCGACCGTGAGCCGAACGCTCGGCTCGTGGACCGCGCTCGACCCGGCGTTCTCCGGCACCGGCGTTTACCGCCGGGACGTCGACATCCCGGACAGCTTCCTCACCGACGGGCGGCGCGTTCTCCTCGACCTGGGCTCGGTGCGGGACCTGGCCGCGGTCTCGGTGAACGGGTCGCCGCCGCGGCACGTTGACTGGCAGCCGTACACGGTGGACGTGACCGACCTGCTCCATGCTGGCGCGAACACGGTCGAGGTGCGGGTGACCAACACCCAGACCAACGCCTTCGAGGGCCGGGCCAATCCGTCCGGCCTGCTCGGGCCGGTGGTCCTGCGCCCCCAGCGCGTTCTCGACGTCGCGCTCGGCGAGGGGGAGCAGGTCCGCTCGCTCGCCCTGGCGGCGGCGCCCGCGTCGGCGCGGGTACTCGCCGGCGGGAGCGTGCAGCTCGCCGCGGTGATCGACGGGATCGCGCCGGAGCGGCTCTCCGGCACGCTCGCCGTCTCCGCGACCGACGGCTGGACGGTCCAACCCGCATCGCAGCGCTACGACGCCGCCTCGTCGGGGACGCCGGTGTCGCTGCGGCCCACCGTGATGGTCACCGCCCCGACGTCGACCGCCGACGGCACGTACGACGTGCGGCTGACCGCGGCGGGCGACGACGGGCGGACGGCGACCGCGACCGTCCAGGTGGTGGTGGCGCATTCGCTCGTGGCGTGGGAGTTCGCCCACGACGGGGACGCCGAGGGCTGGACGGCCGCCAACCAGCTGACGCCGTTCACCGTCTCCGGCGGCGTGCTCGCCACATCGGCCACCGGGGGCGATCCGTACCTGATTCAGAGCCAACCGCTCTCGCAGAACCTGGCACAGGGCCTCACCGTCGAGGTGACCATGGCGACGTCCGCGAGCAGCCAGGGGCAGATCTTCTGGACGACCGCCGCCCAGGGCGGGTTCTCCGAGGACAAGAGCGCGAAGTTCGCCGTGACCGGCGGGCCCACCCGCACCTACACCGTCACGATTCCGGCACAGGGCACGCGGCTCACCGGCCTGCGGCTGGATCCCATGACGACCCAGGGCGACATCCGTATCGACGCGATCAGGATCCTGCCCGGAGGTGGCGCATGA
- a CDS encoding family 78 glycoside hydrolase catalytic domain: MSSRTRHSFPLLLVALVVSLAPAPPAVAASASALSVTSVETEHAQNPLGIDAARPRLGWTLSSSERGQRQTAYEILVATSPSRLESGEADVWDSGRVSSGATFDVRYAGPDLASRTRYWWRVRSWDAQGRASGFSAPAWFETAFVDANQWTGSWIGAPVATADKPSLQGASWIWYPEGDPGNSAPAATRVFRRGFSVPSVAELASARLVMTGDDGFTAWIDGTQVASADPRPELESWRTPVVTDVTSAVRDGANVLAVAATNGRVSPAGLLGRLELRFADGTTTRVDTDGTWRSATGPADGWQQVGFDDTAWPAAKVITAWGGSPWGQVAVASPTAPEPLLRKEFAVRDTPVRRARLYLSGVAYAEATLNGRPTTDTVLEPGFTRYDKTVQYVTRDVTDILRPGTNAVGVRLGRGFYGMTQANVWNWHTTSWTGEPRVLGQLEIEYADGTRQVIATDGSWRTAEGPVRYDSLYGGETYDARTEQPGWDTAGFDAGTWRPAVVLTAPAGRLVAESQEPIRVTETLRPTKVTSPRSGVYVFHLPRNVAGWARIRVQGANGTKVTLRYGETLDDAGNLVSANGLVTGRFQTDEYVLAGRPEPEQWESRYTYKGFQYVEVTGWPGTPTVEELDARVVHTDLASDGDWSSSQPLFEKVRELTRRTVLNNAHGIPTDTPMYEKNGWAGDAQLMAETDMFEFDMRRFYEKWLGDIRDSQGADGLVPGIAPDNGWGLGWPGQAPPWDAAYVLIPWAMYERYGDRDILAAHYPDIREYIEYEIGRAPAGLHSSSLNDYLAPGYGGNSPEDPTLAGTAYAYANVTAMAQIADVLGKDADASRYRAAATKIRDAFNAAFLRGDAYVTSSDPGYRQTNNLLPLAFDMVPADKVDAVVARLVREIGVKGDHLDTGALGTKFLLPELTRRGYGDLAYRIATQRTYPSWGYWLDNGATSLWERWDVGARSRDHAFLGGAIGEWFYEDLAGIRPTAPGYERFDVTPQLVDDLTSASARINTVRGAVASAWRKRGGGALDLDVTVPVGATATVSVPAANRWAVTESGRPAADAPGVTFVKFAGGRAVFSVGSGTYAFRVSPHAARIGAAIDAASALGDAVTSADLTAGQRGYADARTRSIAEALRQSLEKAARGDIDVAGQLVQQTLAAEAHLSRWLAKQDGLPDADRQRLDQALSALHKTLSEASAVLLGITVELTGADDPLVAGSTARLTAVVRNSGAAPVRDVHLVASVPDGWMVRPPGDSGAGAIRPGDTFSVPLDVTAPLSASADSVPLHLALGWTAGGGTADTAYDEFLAVRPAVTVGTPRADAWPDQSGIPVTVDVPVANAADVALAGTAEASAPQGWTLSPATAQLRVPAGGTANVQLRLTPTGEAIPPSADIALSLTLHPEGRTDELRLPATVRVGNLARGRPVGAAHSLEVANWSTSLLVDGKRRSEDSAKGYTSNPASTSRDAVEWVSVDLGAPTSLDRVVLCPRTQTPNDNGVSADGAAFPRTFQIQTSDDGSTWKTVRTVTDHVQQGTTPQAYTFDGVTARFVRVYVTVLGEPAGDDAQRGLYRLQLAELEAYGAQVKP; this comes from the coding sequence ATGAGCTCACGCACCCGGCACTCCTTCCCCTTGTTGCTCGTCGCCCTGGTCGTCTCACTGGCCCCGGCGCCCCCCGCGGTGGCCGCGAGCGCTTCCGCGCTGAGTGTGACGTCAGTGGAAACCGAGCACGCCCAGAACCCGCTCGGCATCGACGCGGCCCGCCCACGGCTCGGCTGGACCCTGTCATCGTCGGAGCGCGGCCAGCGCCAGACCGCGTACGAGATCCTCGTCGCCACCTCGCCGAGCCGGCTCGAGTCCGGCGAAGCGGATGTCTGGGACAGCGGCCGCGTCAGCTCGGGCGCCACGTTCGACGTGCGCTACGCCGGCCCGGACCTCGCGTCGCGGACCCGCTACTGGTGGCGGGTCCGCTCCTGGGACGCGCAGGGCCGCGCCTCAGGCTTCAGTGCCCCGGCCTGGTTTGAGACGGCCTTCGTCGACGCGAACCAGTGGACGGGCTCGTGGATCGGCGCGCCGGTAGCCACCGCGGACAAGCCGAGCCTGCAGGGCGCGTCCTGGATCTGGTATCCGGAGGGCGATCCGGGCAACTCCGCGCCCGCGGCCACCCGGGTGTTCCGACGTGGCTTCTCGGTGCCCTCGGTGGCGGAGCTGGCCTCGGCCCGGCTGGTCATGACCGGCGACGACGGCTTCACCGCGTGGATCGATGGCACCCAGGTCGCCAGCGCCGACCCCCGCCCGGAGCTGGAAAGCTGGCGTACCCCCGTTGTCACCGACGTCACCTCGGCGGTCCGGGACGGTGCGAACGTGCTCGCGGTGGCCGCGACCAACGGCCGGGTCAGCCCTGCCGGCCTGCTCGGCCGGTTGGAGTTGCGCTTCGCCGACGGGACGACGACCCGCGTGGACACGGACGGGACGTGGCGGTCGGCCACCGGGCCCGCCGACGGCTGGCAGCAGGTGGGCTTCGACGACACGGCCTGGCCGGCCGCGAAAGTGATCACCGCCTGGGGTGGCAGCCCGTGGGGCCAGGTGGCGGTGGCGAGCCCGACGGCGCCGGAGCCGTTGCTGCGCAAGGAGTTCGCGGTGCGCGACACGCCCGTGCGCCGGGCGCGCCTCTATCTCAGCGGCGTCGCGTACGCCGAGGCCACGCTCAACGGCCGACCGACCACCGACACCGTGCTCGAACCGGGTTTCACCCGCTACGACAAGACCGTCCAGTACGTCACCCGGGACGTCACCGACATCCTCCGGCCCGGGACGAACGCCGTGGGAGTACGGCTCGGCCGCGGCTTCTACGGCATGACCCAGGCCAACGTCTGGAACTGGCACACCACCTCGTGGACCGGCGAGCCGCGGGTGCTCGGCCAGCTGGAGATCGAGTACGCCGACGGCACGCGGCAGGTGATCGCCACCGACGGATCGTGGCGCACCGCCGAGGGGCCGGTGCGGTACGACTCGCTCTACGGCGGCGAGACCTACGACGCCCGCACCGAGCAGCCCGGCTGGGACACAGCCGGCTTCGACGCCGGCACCTGGCGGCCGGCCGTGGTGCTCACCGCCCCGGCGGGACGACTCGTCGCCGAGAGCCAGGAGCCGATCCGCGTCACCGAGACGCTCCGCCCGACCAAGGTCACCTCACCGCGCTCCGGCGTGTACGTGTTCCACCTGCCGCGCAACGTCGCGGGCTGGGCGCGCATCCGCGTGCAGGGAGCAAACGGCACCAAGGTCACCTTGCGCTACGGCGAGACGCTCGACGACGCCGGTAACCTCGTGTCCGCCAACGGTCTCGTCACCGGCCGCTTCCAGACCGACGAATACGTGCTCGCCGGGCGCCCCGAGCCGGAGCAGTGGGAGTCCCGCTACACCTACAAGGGCTTCCAGTACGTCGAGGTGACCGGCTGGCCCGGCACCCCGACCGTCGAAGAACTCGACGCCCGCGTCGTGCACACCGACCTCGCCTCGGACGGAGACTGGTCGAGCTCCCAGCCACTGTTCGAGAAGGTGCGTGAGCTGACCCGGCGCACCGTGCTCAACAACGCCCATGGCATCCCCACCGACACTCCCATGTACGAGAAGAACGGTTGGGCTGGCGACGCGCAGCTCATGGCCGAGACCGACATGTTCGAGTTCGACATGCGACGGTTCTACGAGAAGTGGCTGGGCGACATTCGGGACAGCCAGGGCGCGGACGGCCTCGTGCCGGGCATCGCGCCGGACAACGGCTGGGGGCTGGGGTGGCCCGGCCAGGCGCCGCCGTGGGATGCGGCGTACGTGCTGATCCCGTGGGCCATGTACGAGCGCTACGGCGACCGGGACATCCTCGCCGCGCACTATCCCGACATTCGCGAGTACATCGAGTACGAGATCGGGCGCGCACCGGCTGGTTTGCACTCGAGCTCGCTCAACGACTACCTCGCTCCCGGTTACGGCGGAAACAGCCCGGAGGACCCGACCCTGGCCGGCACGGCATACGCCTACGCGAACGTCACGGCGATGGCTCAGATCGCGGACGTCCTCGGCAAGGACGCCGATGCCTCGCGCTACCGGGCAGCAGCGACGAAGATCCGTGATGCTTTCAACGCGGCGTTCCTGCGCGGAGACGCGTACGTCACGTCGTCCGACCCGGGTTACCGGCAGACCAACAACCTCCTGCCGCTCGCATTCGACATGGTGCCGGCGGACAAGGTGGACGCCGTCGTGGCCCGTCTCGTGCGGGAAATCGGCGTCAAGGGCGACCACCTCGACACCGGCGCGTTGGGAACGAAGTTCCTGCTCCCCGAGCTGACCCGCCGCGGCTACGGCGACCTGGCCTACCGGATCGCCACGCAGCGCACGTACCCCTCCTGGGGCTACTGGCTCGACAACGGCGCGACGTCACTGTGGGAACGGTGGGACGTCGGCGCGCGCTCTCGTGACCACGCCTTCCTCGGCGGCGCCATCGGCGAGTGGTTCTACGAGGACCTGGCGGGTATCCGGCCCACCGCGCCCGGCTACGAGCGCTTCGACGTGACACCCCAACTGGTCGACGACCTCACCTCCGCGTCGGCGCGTATCAACACGGTGCGCGGCGCGGTGGCGAGCGCGTGGCGCAAGCGCGGGGGTGGTGCGCTCGACCTGGACGTGACGGTGCCGGTGGGGGCCACTGCGACGGTGTCCGTCCCCGCCGCCAACCGCTGGGCGGTGACGGAGAGCGGACGCCCCGCGGCGGACGCGCCCGGCGTGACCTTCGTCAAGTTCGCGGGCGGCCGAGCGGTGTTCTCCGTCGGCTCCGGTACGTACGCCTTCCGAGTCAGTCCCCACGCTGCCCGGATCGGCGCGGCGATCGACGCCGCCTCGGCGCTCGGCGACGCCGTCACCAGCGCGGACCTCACCGCAGGCCAGCGCGGCTACGCAGACGCGCGCACCCGCAGCATCGCCGAGGCGCTGCGCCAGTCGCTGGAGAAAGCCGCGCGCGGCGACATCGACGTGGCCGGCCAGCTCGTGCAGCAGACTCTGGCCGCCGAGGCGCACCTGTCCCGGTGGCTCGCGAAGCAGGACGGGCTGCCCGACGCGGATCGGCAGCGCCTGGACCAGGCGCTCTCCGCGCTGCACAAGACGCTGTCGGAGGCGTCGGCTGTGCTGCTCGGCATCACAGTGGAGCTGACCGGCGCAGATGACCCGCTGGTCGCGGGCAGCACGGCGCGGCTCACCGCGGTCGTGCGCAACAGCGGCGCGGCGCCGGTGCGCGACGTCCACCTGGTGGCGAGCGTGCCGGACGGCTGGATGGTTCGTCCGCCCGGCGACTCCGGCGCCGGTGCAATCCGCCCTGGGGACACCTTCTCGGTGCCGCTGGACGTGACCGCGCCGTTGTCCGCGTCCGCAGACAGCGTCCCGCTGCACCTCGCGCTGGGTTGGACCGCCGGCGGCGGCACCGCGGACACCGCATACGACGAGTTTCTCGCCGTGCGGCCCGCCGTCACGGTCGGGACGCCCCGCGCCGATGCCTGGCCCGACCAATCCGGCATTCCGGTGACCGTCGACGTGCCGGTTGCCAACGCGGCCGACGTGGCACTGGCCGGCACGGCGGAGGCGAGCGCCCCCCAGGGGTGGACGCTGTCTCCGGCGACAGCACAGCTGCGCGTCCCGGCCGGTGGCACAGCCAACGTGCAGCTCCGGCTGACACCAACCGGGGAGGCCATACCGCCGAGCGCGGACATCGCCCTGTCCCTGACGCTGCATCCCGAGGGGCGTACAGACGAGCTGCGCCTGCCGGCCACGGTAAGGGTGGGCAACCTGGCCCGTGGCCGGCCGGTCGGCGCCGCGCACAGCCTGGAGGTCGCCAACTGGTCCACGAGCCTGCTCGTGGACGGCAAACGCCGCAGCGAGGACTCGGCCAAGGGCTACACCAGCAACCCGGCCTCGACCAGCCGCGACGCCGTCGAGTGGGTGTCGGTCGACCTGGGCGCGCCGACATCCCTGGACCGGGTTGTGCTCTGCCCGCGCACGCAGACGCCGAACGACAACGGTGTGTCGGCGGACGGGGCAGCCTTCCCCCGCACGTTCCAGATTCAGACCTCCGACGACGGGTCGACGTGGAAAACCGTCCGGACGGTCACGGATCACGTGCAGCAAGGCACGACGCCGCAGGCGTACACGTTCGACGGCGTGACCGCTCGCTTCGTCCGCGTGTATGTGACGGTGCTCGGCGAGCCGGCGGGCGATGACGCGCAGCGGGGTCTGTACCGGCTCCAGCTCGCCGAGCTCGAGGCGTACGGGGCGCAGGTCAAACCATGA